In Bradyrhizobium sp. 170, the DNA window TCCTCTTGCAGCGGCTTGGCGTATTCGACCGGCACCAGATGCAGATTGCGGTCCTGGATCTGGTTCAGCCATTGCAACGGCTTGCCTTCGATCGCCACGATCGCGTCGACCTCACCCTTGCGCAGCATGTCCACCGCCAGCCGCGGCTCCTGATAGATCAGATGCGGCCTGATCCCGAGCCGGTCGAACACGTTGATCGCCGTCACGAAGGTCGAGCTGTCGGGCAAATCGACCACCACGGTCTTGCCGTCGAGATCCCGCATGCTGGTGATCGACCTCGGCGCCAGGACGTGCATCTCTTCGTTGAACATCTTGGCGACGTAGACGAACTGGTTGCGGATGTCCTTGGCGAAGTCCTTGCGGTCGAGATAGGACAGCGTGTCCTTGCGCACGATACCGGCATCGACGCCCCGCAGCAGCAGGATATCCGCCACCGCCTGCACCGATCCACGGCCCATCACAGGTAGGATCCGCAAATTGGTGCCGTTGTCGAGCACGGAGGCGAGATCGGCGCCGACCTGGGCGTAGGTAGAGCCGAACGAGCCGGTCATCAGGCTCACGGTGTTGGCGTTGAGCTGGTTCGCCAGATCGCGCTTGGTGGAGGTGCCGTACTTGAAGATGGTCTTGAAGGAATCGCTGACGGCGCCCGCATCGACGCCGCTTCGCACCGGGCCGAAGTGCTGCCATTGGCCGTTGGTGAAGCGCATCATCCGCATCTGTTCGATTGGCGCATGGTCGGACGGGCTGGTGTCGATCTTGATGCCCTGCACCATCATGGGAAGCTGGATACCCTTGAGCAGGCGGGCCTGCTTCATGATGTTTTCGCGCGAGAGGTCGTCGCCGCAGTTCTTCAGGACCTCGACCGTCAACCTGCCGACCAGATAGCCGAGGACGGCCTGGCCGTTGGTCTTGCTCACGCTCGGGAGATAGCGCTGCATGAAGGCGCTCCATTCGCGGAACACCGCGTCGCCGGCCGCCGCCGCGTCTTCGCCCTCGAGCCTGTAAGCGGCCGACAACAGGCCTTCCGCATTTTGCGGGCCCGCCGGCTGAATCACGGCCGAGTACGAATTAGAGATCGAGGCGGCGAACTGTAGCGGCCTCCAACCGAGTTCGGCGGTTCGCTTGATCGCCATGATCGCGAATTTTGGCGTGGTGAACTCGATGAGGACGTCGGCGCCGGAGGCCTTGAGCTTGGCCATCTGCGCATCGATATTGGTGTCCGTGACCTTGTATGGAGCCTCGGCCACGATCGCCATCTTGCCACCCAGGCCGTCCTTCAGGCCCTTCAGGTATTCCTTGCCCATCCCATCCTCCTGATAGAGGACGGCGATCTTGCTGCGCGGATGGTTCTCCAGCAGATACTGCGCAAAAATTTGCGCTTCAGCGGTGTAGGTCGGCAAGAAGCCTATGGTCCAGGGAAACTCGTGCGGCTGGTCCCAGGCCGCCGCACCCGACAAGGCAAAAAGTTGCGGGACCTTTTTTGAGTTCAAATAGGGCTGGATCGCGGCGTTCGTGTTCGTGCCGATGGTCCCCAAGGCCAGGAGAACGTTGTCTTCCTCGACCAGCTTGCGGGTCATCGCCATGGTTTTGGTGGGTTCGTAGGCGTCGTCATAGGATATCATATTGACCTTGCGGCCGTTGATCCCGCCTTCGGCGTTGACCTTGTCCAGATAGGCCGTGATGGTCTTGGCGATAACGCCATAGGCGGAGGCCGGACCGGTATAGGGCGCGGTGTTGCCAATCCGGATCTCCCTGTCCCCCGGGGCCGCCAGGCCCTGCCCGAAAGCCGGCCCCGCCATCGCAGCAAGCACCAGTGCCGCGGCAGCGCTGCGCCGAGGCGCGGTGAAAAGCCGGCGCAGTGCGTCACGGGCCACAGACCCGGACAATTGCGCCGCCCAACGAGTGTCAATCAAAGCCCGCATCTGCCAGCCCCCTGAGCAATATTCCTGTGCGATTTTTCGAGCAGCGAGAAGATAGCGTTTCAGCCCTACTCGCTAACATTGTGTCTCAATCGGATTGATTTTGTGTCATGGCCAGTCGTTTCGCGGACAACGGTTAGTCGATCGTGCGTTCTGCCGCAACAATGCTGGACATTATCGTTACCAAATCTGGACTCGGTTGCGTTCGTGAATACTGATTCGTCTTATGGTTGCAAAAACGATACGCATTGCGCCGTCCCTCAATCCCAAAAGCACGACGGCCCGCCGAAAAGCGGGCCGTCTTGTGGTCAAATCGTGTTATCGGCTGGCCTGATTACCTGTTGGTGCTGGCCTTGGCGCGGCTGGCGCGCCATTCCAGGAACTCGCGATACAGGGGATCCTGCGGGGCAAGTGCGGCGGCCGGTGCAGCAACAACCGGCGCCGGCGCGGTGCCCGATGCCGACGACATGGCCGCGCCCGCCGGCAACGGCATGTTGCGGTCGAGCCATTCCTGCGCGGACTTGAAGCGGGTCCAGCCCGACACCGTCGCGCGTGGCGCCATTTCCTTCCACTTCGGATGGAACGGCGGACGCTGCAGCTGCGCGACCTTGTCGAACATGGTGTCCACCAAAAGCGACAGGCGGCGGTAGCGATCGCTGTTCGGCGCCCAGTTATACGAGGCCAGCACGGCCTCGGCCGCAATCGTCTCCACCGAGCCGCCATCCGCCACCAGGTTCGGGTAGTCCGCCGACGAAAGCTTGGACGGCAGATATTCCTCCTGCAGCGGCTTGGCATAGTCGACCGGCACCAGATGCAGGTTGCGGTCCTGGATCTGGTTCAGCCATTGCAACGGCTTGCCTTCGATCGCCACGATCGCGTCGACCTCGCCCTTGCGCAGCATGTCCACCGCCAGCCGCGGCTCCTGATAGATCAGATGCGGCCTGATCCCGAGCCGGTCGAATACATTGATCGCCGTCACGAAGGTAGAGCTGTCAGGCAAATCGACCACCACGGTCTTGCCGTCGAGATCCCGCATGCTGGTGATCGACCTCGGCGCCAGGACGTGCATTTCCTCGTTGAACATCTTGGCGACGTAGACAAACTGATTGCGGATGTCCTTGGCGAAGTCCTTGCGGTCGAGATAGGACAGCGTGTCCTTGCGCACGATTCCGGCGTCGACGCCCCGCAGCAACAGGATATCCGACACCGCCTGCACCGATCCTCGGCCCATTACCGGCAGGATCCGCAGCGCCGTGCCGTTGTCGAGCACGGAGGCGAGATCGGCGCCGACCTGGGCGTAGGTAGAGCCGAACGAGCCGGTCATCAGGCTCACGGTGTTGGCGTTGAGTTGGTTCGCCAGATCGCGCTTGGTGGCGGTGCCGTACTTGAAGAGTGTCTTGAAGGAATCGCTGACGGTGCCGGGATCGATGCCGCTTCGCACCGGCCCAAAGAACTGCCAGTGGCCGCCCGTGAAGCGCATCATCCGCATCTGCTCGATCGTCGCGTGGTCGCTCGCGCTGGTATTGATCTGGATGCCCGGCACCATCATGGGAATCTGCAGGCCCTTGATCGAGCGGGCCTGCTTCATGATGTTTTCGCGCGAGAAGTCGTCGCCGCAGTTCTTCAGGACCTCGATAATGAGCCTGGAGTTCAGATAGCCGTAGACGGCCTGGCCGTTCGACTTGCTGACGCTCGGGACATAGCGCTCCATGAAGGCGCTCCATTCGCGGAACGCCGCGGGGCCGGCGCTGGCCGAATCCTCGCCCTCCAGCCGGTACATGGCCGACATAATGCCTTCGGCGTTTTCCACGCCCGCCGGCACCATTACGGCCGACACCGATTCAGACACCGAGGCGAGGAAATGCACCGGCTTCCAGCCGAGTTCGGCATTTCGCTTGATCGCCATGGTGGCGAATTTCGGCGTGGTGAATTGCATGAAGATGTCGGCGCCCGAGGCCTTGAGCTTGGCGATCTGGGCGTCGATGGAGGTGTCCGTCACCTTGTACGGCGCCTCGGCCACGATCGGAACCTTGCCGCCGAGGCCGTCCTTCAGGCCCTTGACGTAGTCCTTGCCGAAACCGTCGTCCTGATAGAGCACCGCGATCTTGCCGCGCGGATGGTTCTCCAGGATATAATGCGAATAGATGTGAGCTTCGGTCTGGTAGCTGGGCAGGAAGCCCATGGTCCAGGGAAACTCGCGCGGCTGGTCCCACATCGAGGCGCCCGAGGCGACGAAGAGCTGCGGGATCTTCTTCGCGTTCAAATAGGGGTGGACCGCCTGGCTGGTGTTGGTGCCGAGGCTCGCCAGGATAAAGAGAACGTTGTCTTCCTCGACGAGCTTGCGGGTCGCCTCCATCGTCTTGGTCGGATTGTAGGCGTCGTCATAGGAAATGAAATTGATCCTGCGGCCCTTGATGCCGCCCTCGGCGTTGACCTTGTCGAAATAGGCCGCCATGACCTTGCCGATCA includes these proteins:
- a CDS encoding ABC transporter substrate-binding protein — its product is MRRLFTAPRRNAATALMLAAMAAPAFGQGQAAAPGANEIRIGMPYTGPASAYGVIGKVMAAYFDKVNAEGGIKGRRINFISYDDAYNPTKTMEATRKLVEEDNVLFILASLGTNTSQAVHPYLNAKKIPQLFVASGASMWDQPREFPWTMGFLPSYQTEAHIYSHYILENHPRGKIAVLYQDDGFGKDYVKGLKDGLGGKVPIVAEAPYKVTDTSIDAQIAKLKASGADIFMQFTTPKFATMAIKRNAELGWKPVHFLASVSESVSAVMVPAGVENAEGIMSAMYRLEGEDSASAGPAAFREWSAFMERYVPSVSKSNGQAVYGYLNSRLIIEVLKNCGDDFSRENIMKQARSIKGLQIPMMVPGIQINTSASDHATIEQMRMMRFTGGHWQFFGPVRSGIDPGTVSDSFKTLFKYGTATKRDLANQLNANTVSLMTGSFGSTYAQVGADLASVLDNGTALRILPVMGRGSVQAVSDILLLRGVDAGIVRKDTLSYLDRKDFAKDIRNQFVYVAKMFNEEMHVLAPRSITSMRDLDGKTVVVDLPDSSTFVTAINVFDRLGIRPHLIYQEPRLAVDMLRKGEVDAIVAIEGKPLQWLNQIQDRNLHLVPVDYAKPLQEEYLPSKLSSADYPNLVADGGSVETIAAEAVLASYNWAPNSDRYRRLSLLVDTMFDKVAQLQRPPFHPKWKEMAPRATVSGWTRFKSAQEWLDRNMPLPAGAAMSSASGTAPAPVVAAPAAALAPQDPLYREFLEWRASRAKASTNR
- a CDS encoding ABC transporter substrate-binding protein, which produces MRALIDTRWAAQLSGSVARDALRRLFTAPRRSAAAALVLAAMAGPAFGQGLAAPGDREIRIGNTAPYTGPASAYGVIAKTITAYLDKVNAEGGINGRKVNMISYDDAYEPTKTMAMTRKLVEEDNVLLALGTIGTNTNAAIQPYLNSKKVPQLFALSGAAAWDQPHEFPWTIGFLPTYTAEAQIFAQYLLENHPRSKIAVLYQEDGMGKEYLKGLKDGLGGKMAIVAEAPYKVTDTNIDAQMAKLKASGADVLIEFTTPKFAIMAIKRTAELGWRPLQFAASISNSYSAVIQPAGPQNAEGLLSAAYRLEGEDAAAAGDAVFREWSAFMQRYLPSVSKTNGQAVLGYLVGRLTVEVLKNCGDDLSRENIMKQARLLKGIQLPMMVQGIKIDTSPSDHAPIEQMRMMRFTNGQWQHFGPVRSGVDAGAVSDSFKTIFKYGTSTKRDLANQLNANTVSLMTGSFGSTYAQVGADLASVLDNGTNLRILPVMGRGSVQAVADILLLRGVDAGIVRKDTLSYLDRKDFAKDIRNQFVYVAKMFNEEMHVLAPRSITSMRDLDGKTVVVDLPDSSTFVTAINVFDRLGIRPHLIYQEPRLAVDMLRKGEVDAIVAIEGKPLQWLNQIQDRNLHLVPVEYAKPLQEEYLPSKLGSADYPGLVAEGGYVETIAAEAVLASYNWAPNSDRYRRLALLVDTMFDKVAQLQRPPFHPKWKEMAPRATVSGWTRFKAAQEWLDRNMPLPPGAAAASGAAPAAPAPVAAPAAALAPQERDPLYREFLEWRASRAKASTNR